Below is a window of Sciurus carolinensis chromosome 6, mSciCar1.2, whole genome shotgun sequence DNA.
CACCCCACTGCACCCCTGTCCCATGGTCACTTTGGCTCTGAAGGTCCCCTCTATAGTACCAAGTACTGAAAGAAACTTTCCTTCATCCAACTCAGTTACTCTGAGgctttcactttttatatttagaactctggtctattaaatttttatcttttcccaaaTAACTACCCATTCACTAAAATTCCCCCACTGATTTAAGATGGACCTTTATCATATACTAAATTTgcatatgcattttatttatctctagGTTTTCTGTCCTACTCAGAACAAAGGAACCACATGATCATCTTAACAGATTGTGGCAGGGCAGGGGAGAATTTAACAAATCCTAACATcctagctgggtgcagtagcacatgccttcAATagcagctactcaggaggctgaggcaggaggattcaaggtttgaggccagcatgaacaacacagtaagaccctgcctgtctcaaaataaaatgaaaaaaagggatGCACGTGGGGTAGctggtagctcagtgatagagcacccacccctaagttcaatcctcagtgccccACCAACCATATACCACCAaccctttcatgattaaaaaataaaaaacactgtgcaaaataaaaataggagggAATTTCCTTCATCTGATATAGTACatcaacaatgacaaaaaaaaaaaaaaaatcacaggttaACATTATACttagtgataaaagaaaaaagctttcCCTCTAAGTTCAGGAACATAGCAAGAGTACCTGCTCTTTCCACCGCTCCCACCCCATATTTTTTTTATCGGTGCATTATGGATGTACACAGaggtgagatttgttgttacatatctgAACATGCATACACTATAACAACAGAATTTGTCcaatatcattaaaaaatatggaacattTCACAAATTTGCATATCATCCTTGCATAGGGATCATGCTAATCTGTTGTTCCAATTTTAGTCTATAAGCTGCTGAAGCAAGCAGTTTACCATTCCCTCTTCTGTCCTCCCCCCAGTAATGGGGATTAGACTTTcgaggctctaccactgagttacatccccagtccttctatAGTTGTTGattagagagagggtcttgctaaattgtccaggttggccttgaacttctgattcttctgcctcagtctccctaatCACTGGAttacatgtgccactgtgcctggctcttgccacttctattcagcattgtaCCACAAAGTTTAACCAGAGTAAGAGGATAATAATAAGAAATCTAAAAATCACTCATACCGAGTAGAAGAAttaaaactatctctatttgaAGATCACATGAtcttgtatattaaaaaaaaaaaaaaaaaaaacaactatgggACCCAATTAAAAACCATTAAGATTGATAAATAAGTTCAGAAAGATTACAGGAAAAAAGATCAATATAGAAAAATCAATTGGATTTCCACACACTAGCAATTATCAGTATCAGTccaaaaatgattaagaaaacaataccacttataataaaaataacacaatcttttttttttttttttttttcagtgtcggggattgaacccagggcctcatgcttgcaaggcaagcactccaccaactgagctacatccccaacccaaaatAATACAATCTTAAGACTTAATAAAAGAAGTACAAGATGTGGAATACCAAAATCCACCAAacattattgaaagaaattaaagctcTAAATAATGAAAATCACTTTGTGTTCACAGCTCATTGATGTTATTAAGATGGTAATACTCCTCTACTgacctacagattcaatgtaatctttGTCAAAATTCCATCTAGTTTATTTGCAAAATTTTGACAAGTCAATCCTGATATTCAGTAGAAATCCAAGGAACCCAGAATAACCAATATGTTTAATTAGAATAAAGTTAGAAGCCTCACACTCTTGGATTTCCAAACTTATCATAAAATTACATTAATGAAGATAATGTGGTACTGGTAGAAGGATAGCCATGGAGATCAACGTATAAACTCATACATTTATGGCCAAGtgatttttaaaccttttttattgtggcaaagtaaggtacatataacataaaatttaccatcttttttttttttttttttttttcctgtaccgggaattgaacccaggggagtttaaccactgagctgaattcccaagtttttttttttttttcttttttctttttaaattttgaggtacgttttcactaagttgcttagggtcttgctaaattgctgaggctggctttgaacttgcaatttctcctgcctcagcctcctaagcctgtgggattacaggggtgcactactgtgcccagctttttaaaatttttttaaaatttttcttttctattgtctttgtttcttcctttttaatgttgagatgaggtcttgctaaattgcccaggctggcctcaaatttgcaatcctcctgcctcagcctcctaagtcactgggtttacaggtgtacactaccaTGCCCAGATGATTTCAaccattttttagttgttgatgcacctgtatttttatttatttatttatttatatgtggtgctgagaatcaaaccctgtcccttacacatgctaggccagcactctaccactgagccacaaacccagccctatcTCAACCACTTCTGAGTGTACAGTTCAGAGGTATTAAATACAGTCATGCAGTGAGGTgccatggtacatgcctgtaatcccagtgacttgggaggctgaggcaggaagattgcaagttggaggctagccttgacaatttaaaaagactgtatctcaaagttaaaaataaaaagggctggaacgtagggcacctctgggttaaattcccagtgccacaaaatgaaggaggaagggacgggagcaggggaggagagaaagaagaaaagaaaaagcaactggggatgaggctcagtgaaAAGaccacttgcctatcatgcataaGGCCCTTTGTTCCAGCAGTGACTGTCATGGTGCTGGCAGGGATATACTTCTCTGTCTGGTCTTCAACCCAGGTCATTAGAAGTTTTTCCATGTCAGAAAGCGGCCCTTCTTGAATTCTTCAATCTTGcagccttaaattttttttaagtaattatgGATCTGGATGGTGGTGATTGTCGTACAACATCATAAATGTGTAGTCTTGAGTGTCCTAAGAATGTTTCAGCCAACCACACATCACATATACCATGGTGGACTTATAAGCTATAACTgggctgaaaaattcctatcacctagTGATGTCAGAGGATCCAAAGGTTGTGGCAATGCTACTGTAAGCAAGGAACTATGCTGTCAGTCATGTGACTAACATATACTATGATGTACAGTACATGATGATAAATAACTGTTATTGGTTTATGTATGCAgtgtcctatttttaaaatattttttaggggctagggagatagctcagttggtagagtgcttgtcttgtaagcacaaggccctgagttcgatccccagcacccaaaaaaaaaaaaaaatttttttttttagttgtaaatggatctttttgttttgttcattcatttatatgtggtgctgaggcctcacacatgccaaggaagcgctgtaccactgagccacaactccagccccaagcaGCAGATCCTATAACAGCTAgtcactttgttctttttcaagatagTCGCTATGgtgaaataaggaaataagaCATGCCTGACCAACAAACAATAACCACAATAATTATcgttgcttttcttttcttcttcttcttcttcttttttttggtgggggataccagggattgaacctagccacatccccagcccttttttatattttatttaaagacagggtctcactgagtggctcagggcctcgataagttgctgatgctggttttgaatgcttgatcctcctgccccagcctcctgagctgcttggattataggtgtgcaccagtgTACCTGGCCCATCACTGTGTTTCcacttttgtagtttttttttttttgtggtgctggggattgtacccagggccttgtgcttgcgaggcaagcactctaccaactgagctatctccccagccctacttttgtACTCTTTAattgcttaattttatttctaggtCAGTCACTTGACACAGCCTCTTACTAGCAACCTTAGCAGGGGATTTTGTATGCAGAGGAAAAACAATGAACAGAACATGAGATTCAATAAAACACAAGAGAAAGTGATGTAATCAGGAGAGGTAGTagtagctaggtgtggtggcacacacatattatcccagcgactcaggaggccgaggcagtcAGAGTGAAAGTTGGAGGTCAGTTTccgaaacttagtgagatcctgccttaaaacgtaaaaataaaataaaaagggctgaggatgtagttcaccggtagagcacccctgggttcatcccccagtactactagaaaaaaaaaaaaaaattaaatagagatgctggggttgtgggtcagtggtagagtgctcacctagcatgcatgaggctctgggttcaatcctccgcaccacataaaaataaaataaaggtattgtatccacctacaactcaaacaaaatatatataaaaaaaaaaagagagatggagCAAACACATATGAGGCTGCTACCAGTGTAATATGGCATATGGTTTTACagtaagcatttttttaaatagaaggaaTGTACcctaaaatacaataaaaagtacaATATAGTAAGTACATAAATCATTAACATAATTATCATTCTCAAGTATGATGTACTGTACACAATTCTATTTGCTATACTTTCACATGACCAGCAGCACAGTAAGTATGCTTATACCAGCATCACTAAAAATGTGAGTGACCTTTGCACTATAACCTTGATACTTTGACATCACTAGGTCATAAGAACTTTTCAGCCCTATTATATAAACTTATGTACTCACCATGATATACAGGGTCTGTTGTTGACTAAAACATTGTTACGAGACTCGAGACCACACATTCCTAACATGCAACTATCACCACCACCCATTCCCataattcttaaaatagaaaaaaaaaatgtatttttttgcagtgctaggaactGAACTAGGACCTGGTACATGCTTGGGAAGCACTGTACCacagctgcatcctcagcccctaaaactggaactctatacccattaaacaataacttgCCATTCTCCTCTCCCTACCATCTCTGACAACTTACTATTTCAGTGGAACCCtgcagtacttgtcttttttGTGACTACCCTGGTTCACTTGGCTTAGTATCTTTAAGGTCCATCCACGCTGTAGCATATTGCAGAATTATTTTCCTtgttaaggctgaataatattccattatatgtatataccacattttgcttatccattcttCCATTAACAGTTATTTGGGTTAATTCCACGTTTTAGCAGTTGTGAACaatgctatgaacatgggtatacAAAAGTCTCTTGGACACTACACTCAGGAATTCTGGGTCATCTATCTAGAAGCTCAACTGCTGGATTATGTGATAATTCCCAACCTGACACTAAGAAGACCACAGGCTCGAGCCCTGGCCTGTCCCCGCCGGGGATAGCCAGGAACACTGGCTTCATCCTTCCCTCCACACACCAGGAGCGGCGGCAACCGTGGCGCTGCAATGCCAAACCACCTCTGGGAGTAGATCTGCCCCGCAGGCGCCCGAGGCCGCCCACGGAGCATGCGCCCTGTTCAGAAGGCCCGCGCGCTCGGCTCTGGTGGCCATCTTGAGTGAGGGCAGCGTAGTGTGCTGGGTCCTTCACCACCTTGGCTGATTTTCACCTCGCCGGTTCCCCGCGACCGGATCCTCTCTGCCGTTCACTCGGAGGTGAACAGAACTGGCACCGGACTGACAAGAAAAAGATGCCAATGTGTAGCGGGTTCATTCTATATTTTGccaggaagaaaaatggagactACTGCGACCAGGCGCTTGTCTCTAGACCGGTCTTCTTCTCGCTCGCAGCCCGGGAAAACACCCACTGCTTCCGGGAGCTTTGCGCTGGGACTTGATCTTGGTGCTGATTCCCATCCTGAGCCGCACTTTTTCCCAGTGCACGCCTGGTTGTTCCCAAGCTTTCTTCATGTATTTCTGTTTCAAATGAAACTTCTCATTGAAGCTTTGCATGTCCATTCTAAATTGCCAACACTCCCTATTTCCCGTCTCCGTCTTATTTTCTCCTACATGCTTTTAACCATTTCGCATGCTAAATGTACAAGTTTTGTCTGTTTCTCGCCATTTGGAATGCAAGGTCCATGAAGGCAAGCACTGTTTTGTCCACTGCTGCAGTTCCTAGAATGGTGGGGCCTCACAATGGAACCTTGTAATgggttgaagaaaaaaatcttcccagCACAAGTTAAATTCTTTCCCCAGTCtcagatttgttttctttcctcttgcttGATTAAACTGCAAACAAAGGCTAACTAGGAATGTGCTTCACCACTCCCCATCTTTAACACTCCCAAGTCCCATGCCATGGGAAAAGTCAAAATTGGCCATAATGAAAGCCAGACACGGATTAACAGGGATTTTTGGATCCCTGttaatccaaaaaacaaaaggggtTAAACAAAaggggtttgttttcttttagactCTCAGGATCTGGAAACTCACTGACCTTCACGAAATTAAGATTAACAGGTCCGTCTGGGACTTGTGCTCCTTCCCTTGCAAAAATCACGTGAAAAGCTCACGTTTAGGagtttgctgtggtttggatctgtaAAATCCCCTAAAGGCTCCCGCGTTtaaggcttggttcccagctgGTAGGCTaaagggaggtggtggaaactttaggaggtgggtctAGCTGCAGGAAGTAGgacactgggggcatgtccttgagaTATGTCTTGTCCAGgacccctttctctttccctctgtatccgcatttccctttccctctctccggCTCCCCGTCATAATGTCCCTTTTCACCAAAGGCCCAACGGGACcggaccaagtgaccatggactgaaaccatgtgccaaaataagtctttgccgcttttaaattgtttctctcacggtgatggaaagctaacacagatGGTGAAGCAGCCTACTGGGCTCCCTGCAAAGAAACATGCCACGCAATCACCCTGACATCAGGAAGCTAGGACTGGGGGCGAGGTGGGGGAGcacagtggtggagcatttgtcTGGCTTgcctgagtccctgggttccatttcccaacatcaaaatactattttatatagggaaaaaagtggagaaaaacaAGACCATTTTTGGATTCAGCAACAGAAGGAGCTCAACaaagaatataatgaatataatgagccaggcatggtgacatatgcctgtaattgcagctgctttgggaggctgaggcaggaggatcagaagttcaagttcttatccagtctcagcaacttagtgagaccctgtctcaaaatttaaaaaaagagctgggggatGAAATTTAGCTGCAAAGCACCTCGGGTTCAAATCCAGCATGGAAGGGGAggagttttatatttattttattatataatatattataatatatatataatttattatatataatttatatatatataatatatataatttatattatatataaattatatataatataattaatataatataatataatataatttatattatatataaatataatttatattatatatatatatatataatttatttatttatatatatatataaactgaacTTTCACCCTTGATTGAATGTTAAATActagttaataattttaaagtattaatacTTTAATTAGTAATTCTTtagttaataatttaaaaatattagagaagTTTCCCCTGCATATCTGCACAAACCTAGATCTTTGAACTCCAGATGGTACCTTAAGAAAAAGTTGtagggccaggtatggtggtggaTGACTGTAGGCTCacctactggggaggctgaggtgggataATTTTGTGAGCTTTCAAATTCAATACCAGTTTGGGCAGCATAGTCAGATCCAGtctcaaagaaaaggaaaagaaaaaaaaaatcaacacacaattaaaaataattaacatatacTGCACCAAATTTATTTACAGATTAGTTGTATTGATGCACTGTTTCAGGCAATATTGTTTTGCATGTTCCCTTATGTATATAATACAGTTAGAATTACAACGAACCTCATCCTTCTAAATTGTAGTTTGGTATcaccatggagaaacaaaattGGAAGAAGTGCTAGTTATGACACCAATTAATTCCCCTaaccaaaatttaagaattagtcTCTATTTATGAGAATGAAATCATATACCAAATCATAATGTGCTGGTAAAAATTAGCATTGTCACAACCATGTATTaagaaccaaatttttttttttttgtttcagtgacCACTTAAAATTTAACATAATTATTCCCAAGAAGGAAAACCTGCCTATTGTAGTGGcacgtgtctgtaatcccaataactcaggaggctgaggcaggaggattgcaagttcaaagccaggctcagcaacttggtgagacttgtctcaaaataaaaactaaaaagggctgaggatgtggctcagtggtaaagtccccatgggttcaatcctcagtaccaaaaaaaaaaaaaaaaaaaaaaaggaaaaaggaaaaaacttagCATAAAGTTGTCTGTGAATACTGTGAAACCTTGGAATTAACCTAATATTTCCAACACTGTGAGATAAATAAGTattcaaacattaaaataatgtctaatattatattatatattataaaataatatataataatgtataaaagcagtatgtataatatgtaaagcaaaatgaaaccTTCACTATGATTTATGTGTGTACACAGTTCATATGCACGTGAACAAAGACTGGAAGGGAATGAGGAACACTTAAGAAATTCTTGTGATTTTGGATGGACTTTCTAGTTTtactaataaatttatttattagttcatttCTTCATCAATTATTTGAGTGCCACTATCCACCAGCTACTAAGGTAGTTCTAAGTGTTAAatctggggtgggggtgaggttgtagctcagtggtagggcacatgcttagcaagtatgaggccctgggtttcacgcccccacccccagcaaaaGAAGAGTGTTAAAAGTTTCAAGACAGGTTCTGTGGCTTGACTAGCTTATACAACACAGTAGGATCCCTCCAGAAAAACAATTCTTAACTCAGAATTGTACCAGTTATctctgtaaggaatcccacgaaaaccactgCGGACActggaaatcacataagggagtagtttattaagcaaacagagtgtctccctgcagggtaagagagaaaatgagaggaaaataaagggaaagagaaagggcgcagacaagaaagagtgtgaaaagcgaggaggagaaagaaagtgagtggggggagagaaaagatggcaggggtAGCTGCCCTTAAGCAgctgaattctgccgggctaacaggggaccaataacagagaaggatacttgcaagctgactgatgatccaatagctagctaggatgttcacagactgacagtagttgggaggcggggaaatgactgcaatggaaagggtggggagagcagctttgtacattacaatctctattttagatttaaaaaaatttagatagTAGCATTTTTCCTCAATCTCTAGGCCACAAACCTTCAAACTGGCattaataaagtaattttaaaggaCTCTTTGGACTGTAATTAATTGAATCTCTGAAATGAGAAAGGTTTAATTATAAGAAATTCATAAGTCCTACCTTCcccactgccttttttttttttttttttttttttttttttctcgtggtactggaaatcaaactcaggggtgctggaccactaagccacatcccaaccctattttatattttagaaacaggctctccctgagttgcttagtgcctaaggctggctttgaacttgcaatcctcctgcgtcaggctcctgagctgctgggattacaggcgtgagccactgaGCCTGATCAGTCTCCTGTAATCAAGCTTTGAAGGAAATAACCACAACCTGGAAGAACATATAAACTCATAAATATGCAAGTTACAATATGCTTCCTCCCTTTATTTTGGCTttggggattgagccctgggGCACTTAGcacatggagccacatccccagtcctttttatttttgagacagtcctgctaaattgccaaggctggcctggaatttgtgatcctcctgtctcagcctcctgagttgctgggattataggcatgtgccaccgtgcccagctacaTCCCCCTTTTAaaatccctttatttatttatttttggaactggagatcaaacccagggctttgtgaaagcaaggcaaacactttgcaactgagctacatcctaacaCCACATCCCCTTTTttgacaggcatggtggtgcagagGCTCTGTGACAGGCATGGTGGGCTCCGGAGGCTGAatcaagaggatctcaagttcaaggccagcctcagcaatttagcgaagccctaagcaacttagaacacatctcaaaacaaaaaacaaaaagggctggagatgtagcatAGTGGTAAAacaaccctgggttaaatctccagtatcaaaaataaaaaaataaaaacaaatccctGGGGTCTggctggcggcggcggcggcggcggcggcggcggcgggcgggagCTGAGGGCCCTGAGCGCACGTGTGGAGAAGCGGCGGCATCAGCCCGGCGGCTGAAGGCACCCCCGCCCCCTTCGGAGACTTCGGGCCGATGGAGCTGGGAGATGTAACACCACACAATATTAAACAGTTGAAGAGATTGAACCAGGTCATTTTTCCAGTCAGCTACAATGACAAGTTCTACAAGGATGTGCTGGAGGTTGGCGAGCTAGCAAAACTTGCCTATTTCAATGATATTGCTGTAGGTGCAGTATGCTGCAGGGTGGATCATTCACAGAATCAGAAGAGACTTTACATCATGACACTAGGATGTCTTGCATCTTACCGAAGGCTAGGAATAAGAACTAAAATGTTAAATCACGTCCTAAACATCTGTGAAAAAGATGGCACTTTTGACAACATTTATCTGCACGTTCAGATCAGCAATGAGTCAGCAATTGACTTCTACAGGAAGTTTGGCTTTGAGATTATTGAGACAAAGAAGAACTACTATAAGAGGATAGAGCCTGCAGATGCTCATGTGCTTCAGAAAAACCTCAAAGTCCCTTCTGGTCAGAATGCAAATGCGCAGAAAACAGACAACTGAACAAATTACAAATGAACTTTCTTGCACTTGCTTGTCGCCAAATAAAAGAGAGGCCCATTGATTCCCTGCCCCTGCTCCACCCCTTTCCTAAACTTTCCTCCCtccttgttcttg
It encodes the following:
- the LOC124987448 gene encoding N-alpha-acetyltransferase 50-like yields the protein MELGDVTPHNIKQLKRLNQVIFPVSYNDKFYKDVLEVGELAKLAYFNDIAVGAVCCRVDHSQNQKRLYIMTLGCLASYRRLGIRTKMLNHVLNICEKDGTFDNIYLHVQISNESAIDFYRKFGFEIIETKKNYYKRIEPADAHVLQKNLKVPSGQNANAQKTDN